The Montipora capricornis isolate CH-2021 chromosome 1, ASM3666992v2, whole genome shotgun sequence genome contains a region encoding:
- the LOC138060718 gene encoding uncharacterized protein codes for MEQTPPSTSSPQGPIFTSHFPVPSPMVTAGDSVNNWEFFKQQWTDYEVATGLEEQHPKVRIATLRSVMGKECLQILLNLKLAEEERTDVDAFLTALECYFKPKRNIVYERYMFNTCMQNVEEPIGRYVNQLRKHAATCEFGTLTDELIRDRLVLGIRDESTKLRLLKEDKLDLNKALHICRSNEIASSQLKAMSSDSNKAQNKEEIRVVRERKSKSPQKSRSTKQIQRKDASKSEFTRKKKYKCYNCGGSERHKLQDCPVHGRECKTCGKRNHFASVCLSKRSHDVKAVTSELDYDSDSNDDEYAFSIEEVGMIKEKGKQLIATLSFTDENTNFSTEIDCQLDTGATCNVITHRDLSIINQDANPKLQQSNVKLRLFDGSVMHPLGEVKLKVNKGTLFEVSSYQRKTKANFISANMPDIGTFKD; via the coding sequence ATGGAACAGACCCCACCATCTACTAGCAGTCCGCAAGGACCTATTTTTACGTCTCATTTTCCGGTGCCTTCACCGATGGTTACAGCAGGAGATAGTGTCAACAATTGGGAGTTTTTCAAGCAACAATGGACCGACTATGAAGTCGCCACCGGGCTAGAAGAACAACATCCCAAAGTACGAATAGCTACTTTACGCTCAGTGATGGGCAAAGAGTGTCTTCAAATCCTCCTGAACCTCAAACTAGCAGAGGAAGAAAGAACAGATGTTGACGCGTTCTTAACAGCATTGGAATGCTACTTCAAGCCTAAAAGGAACATTGTATACGAGCGGTACATGTTCAATACATGCATGCAAAACGTCGAAGAGCCTATAGGTAGATACGTAAACCAATTGCGTAAACACGCAGCGACATGCGAGTTTGGAACACTGACTGACGAACTCATACGGGATAGACTTGTCCTCGGAATTCGCGATGAAAGCACAAAACTGCGTCTTCTAAAAGAAGATAAACTGGATCTCAACAAAGCTCTCCACATTTGCCGGAGCAACGAAATTGCAAGCAGTCAACTAAAAGCCATGAGCTCAGATAGCAACAAAGCAcagaacaaagaagaaatacGCGTAGTTCGAGAGCGGAAGTCCAAGTCACCACAAAAGTCACGCAGCACAAAGCAAATCCAAAGGAAAGACGCCAGCAAAAGTGAATTTACtcgaaaaaagaaatacaaatgcTACAACTGTGGTGGTTCCGAAAGGCACAAATTACAGGACTGCCCAGTACATGGCAGAGAATGCAAGACTTGTGGCAAAAGGAACCACTTTGCGTCTGTTTGTTTATCAAAAAGATCACACGACGTGAAAGCGGTGACATCCGAATTGGACTACGACAGCGACTCCAACGACGACGAATACGCATTCAGTATCGAGGAAGTTGGGATGAtaaaagagaaaggaaaacaaCTAATCGCTACGCTATCGTTTACAGACGAAAACACTAATTTCAGCACTGAAATAGACTGTCAACTTGATACTGGAGCCACATGCAACGTGATTACTCATCGAGACCTGTCAATCATCAATCAAGACGCTAATCCTAAACTTCAACAAAGCAACGTCAAACTCAGACTGTTTGACGGATCAGTTATGCATCCCTTAGGAGAGGTCAAACTTAAAGTCAACAAGGGAACATTGTTTGAAGTTTCAAGTTATCAACGgaaaacaaaagccaatttTATCAGCGCAAACATGCCAGACATTGGAACTTTTAAAGATTAG